Genomic segment of Phoenix dactylifera cultivar Barhee BC4 unplaced genomic scaffold, palm_55x_up_171113_PBpolish2nd_filt_p 001794F, whole genome shotgun sequence:
ATATCAATATCCTTTTGTTAATTAGGAAACCACATAAAAATTTTAGTAGATAAAAATTATTTGTTGATTCAGGTTTACCTCTTCATTCAACATCCTGGAGTAAATTTAGCTACCATGTCATATGTCTGTGTTTCTCATGTTATCCCTATTTATGAAGATAAGTCATACGTCTGATGAAATAGCGATTGATAatctttgtttaaaaaaaaaagaggtgccCCGGTGCTCAGAAAGGAAGATGACTATCCCAAAGATAAAGCAGCCCAAAATCAAGGTCTCAACTATGTCAGTCTCTATGCTCAGGTATCAAGTGGAGGGCACAGTTGCTTTCTGGGTCCTGTACTTGTTGACATATGGTTGAGGCAGTCTTTGTTCTAGGGTGCAGTCTTTGTTTTGAACCTGATCAACTAAGCAGTTGACTGCttccattgtttttttttgcttcatCATGGCCGGGAAAATAGTGATTGATCACCTAAAACTTCTTTAATAGAGAAGTAAACAACACATAATGAGGTATATAATTCAGATTTCAGGAAATACAACAGTAATCATCTCAATGAGCTTTTTCTTTCTATCTTTGTAGAATTCAATAAACCTTATCTATAAACTAATTTTCACTCCTAAAAAAATGGGTGATTTCTGCAATGTTTTCAACAGATCTAAAGTGTACCAATTATTCTTGCACCCTCAGGATCAGAAGCAAATTTAGAGTCACATGAGTTCCTTTTGAAATGTataccatttttctttttttctttgataggAATTTATATTAGATCTTTAATTTATACCATTTTTTGCTAAGAATTTGCCTGTGACATGCAAATCATTATTATGAATAACACTATTCTTGTTTTGACTTCATTTTTAATTGGGAAAAAAATGGAATCGAAACAAATAATAATGTTATTCATAATATTTATTTGCATGTCACGGGCAAATTCTTCGTAAATGACAGTTTAATTGAAAATCTGAAAACTGATTAACGAACTTTGCTACTTTGCCTAACTAATCCTCTCTTCGAGTTTGTAGACAAATAACCTTTGAATATTCAGATCATGTCAAGAGACTGGGAAATGTTTTGTTCGAATTACTATCAGAAGCCCTTGGCCTTCCCTCCAGCTACTTGAAAGAGATGGAGTGTGCTAAAGGGCATGCCCTTGTTTCAAACTATTATCCGCCATGTCCAGAGCCACACCTCACTCTTGGAACTAGCAAGCATTCTGATCCAGACTTCCTTACCATCCTTCTACAAGACCATGTTGGTGGTTTGCAAGTACTTCATCAGCAACAATGGGTGGATGTACCTCCCATGGCAGGGGCTTTGGTGGTTAATATAGGCGACCTTCTACAGGTATGTTTCCATCTAAACAACACTTATGCTTGTATTCAGGGACGCTGATGCCAAATGTCTTATGAGATGCATAATATTCACATctagtaatatttttctttttagtgacaCTACAGTTTAATCATATAATTCGCAGAATTAAGCTTTTGTGGGCCTTTGTGATTCATTTTGCAAGATCTCCATCTTTAAATGTTTCTTGCTCTTTTGAATGCCTTTCTGTATGCAGTTGATCTCCAACGACAGGCTCAAAAGCGTCGAGCACAGAGTGCTTGCGAACAATGTAGGCCCAAGAGTTTCAGTTGCATGCTTCTTCACCGTGCATCTTTACCCATCCTCAAGGCTATATGGTCCGATCAAGGAGTTGCTATCTGATGAAAGCCCGCCATTGTATAGAGAGATCCTACTCAGGGATTTTATCTCGTACTATGACTCAAAAGGACTCGATGGACAATCAGCTTTAAGTTATTTTAAGTTGTAATGAAGAGTGAACAGAACctgtatccaaaaaaaaaggagtgatcCAAAACATttgtattttatataaaaatacaaTAATCACCTGCTCAAGAAACATCTTTAAATTAAGGAATTACAAATACTTAGTGTTGATGGTAATAAAATTAATTCATCAATTGCCTCTTAATATATACAACAACCGACATCTTGAAATTAAAAGTCATTATGGAGTGAAAAAGATAATCGGGACCATAGTTGGCTGGTTTTAGTACCATTACATTATATAAAGAAGCAGCAATCAGGAACttcaactcgaatctctcaataaaatttaaaaaaataaaaaaaatgaaaataggatttatgttcttttttttattgatgatcCACACCTCAAAAATTGAGGTACATAATCTTATTTATAATAGTAGCGAGGTCCAGCCTTATACACTTTGGATTGGATTCCTCTTTTAGttgtatattttgaaaaataaatataactaataaaaataattataaaaaatactaaaattctaaaaaaagatAGGTTTTGATTTTTATATCAACTTTGCTTTCATTGCTTTGCCTAATTCTTCATATATTGAAAAATACGCCATGTTAAAAtctttttcgaaaaaaaaaatttatttgattCGCTTGCTTTAGAGCACAAATGATAGAATTGTAGTATATTTCAACCCCATAAGGGGTTGGCCAAAAGTTATAAATCTCAAAAAGTTAcctaacttaaaaaaaaaaaaaaagatcattttAATCAGGGATCGTATGACCAAGTTATTGTCTCTAAAAGTTTGGTTTGCTACTCAGCTCTATTAAATCCTTCTTATAATGGCCAAAATAATCAACATCGAGTTGGGTGATTCTTCTAGATACCTGAAGTGGCCAACATGATCCACGTCAAGTTTGGTGATCCTCTTGAATATCCATAGTGGTCAAAATAGTCCACATTAATCTAGTGATCTTGTTGAATACTTTTGGTGGCTAAAGTGGTCCACATGGAGTCTGGTGATCCTCTTAAATTAAGACTTCCCTTGTTTAGGAGATTTAGCTCCTGCTAAGTAAAAACGGAAGATGGAAAAATGCTTGCTTCCTTGCCTCACGGTTGAACCACTTGATTTTGCACGAAGATGATTTTTGGCTTTGGTCATCTCATCTCAAGATATAGGAAATAGCTTTGCTATAGAAGTTGCTGGTGCTTGTGTTTATAGACATGATGTTGGAGAGTTAGATAATATTCTCTCCTTTTTTAGTAATTATTTGATAGATTTTCACTATTCTTCTTATCTTATTCATATTTCATCACTTCAATAATTGTTTGTGCCTTTAAGGAGCACAGAGGGCTGCACATACGAtggtaaagaaagcaaagagatTCCTGACAAAACCCAAAAAACAAAGATACAGAGATCCATACAAGGTAAATGTTTTCTCATCATGCTGTAGCAAGCAATAGTGTACCATGTCAATGCATTTGGTGAGTTGTGCAGTCTTATCTTCATGTGTTGTATTGTCCCTTGACATAAATTGATGATATCTGAATTACATTTTAAGGAACTTCTTGCATATAATTCTGCAAAAACAACATTACAATCTGGTGTTTGTGCCATTAGTGGTCATTAGAATGCTTCCCAACTTgtagaaggttttttttttttctttttccctccaGTTTTAGGGCTATATGGAGCTACTTTTGGTTCCTTATTTGGAGGTCATTTAGTCGGAGTTCTGAAATGTTCTCTTCCAACCACTGTAAATGTCTCATTTTTCCCCTCAACTTGCCGCTTTTTTTCCTGAGCATTTTAAGGGTTCCAAATGATACCCCTTTGTTTTGCGCTACTGCTACTTTTCTTCCTGCAACCCTGTCGCCCCTCCTTTAGGTCCTTGTAGGAGATCTCACACTCTTGCTATAGGTAGCTATGCTTAGTTTAATCAAAAGTGTGTGCAAGATACAACTACCTCTCTTTCTTCATGCTTGGTTTCCTTCTTTTACCCTTTTAACATCCTCTTATTCTTCCATTTTCCACATTTCCCCATCCTTTGCGTTTTGCTCCTTGTTCAGTAGTTTGCTATTTACACAAAGCAACATATATTCTGGCTCTATTTACCTCTTCCACTCTTCCTCCATTCCCATCTATTTCTCTAACCACTTATTTCCTACTCTCTTTCAGCATATATTCTGACTTACTTCCTCTCAATTGCACCCTTACTCATTTGCTCTTTctcattatcttatttatttgggCCTTTCTACTTGGTTGCTGCACCACCTTCTTCCAATAGTACGCTAGTATCATGTTCCCTGTGAATGACCTTTCTTGCATTACGTAGTTATACTTTTTTGTAAGCAAGATTTCTCCAAGGGTCTACATTTGTTGAACCATGCTAGGCCAGTACAAACATCAACACGAGGTCAACATGGAACCCACTGATTCTGTTTTTTTCTGAAATCTgaacctttttatttttatttaggtATTTTTTTCAGTTTCGAGATGGGATGGCACAATAGGCCCTTGCTAGTAACACTCGATTCCTCAATTCAAGCTTATTTCAGGAACATTACAGGAATGCCAGCATTTGGATTCAAACCTGGTACCTCCCCTTAACAAGACCAAGTTCCTTCAGGCAAAGTATATCTTTCTCGAGTTCCTATTTGACTCTCAGGGCACCATTCCTCAATTCTCTTTTACTTTGATCAATAGATAACTCCTCAAGCAGATGCCTAAGCTGGTCTAATTGGCCTTGTGCACTATTGACACCTATTCCTGAAGAAGCCTTTTTTGTTCTCATTTACTAGTTCCTTGAACACTTACGTAGTTCTTCGTTTCCAGGAGAGTGGTAAGCTTTTCACTTGCTTCCTAAGTTTTGTTCTAGACCGCAGTCTGGGCAGCAGGGTAGATCCTGTGTTAGAACTGAACAGAAGTGCAACCATGCGCATCAGCCATGCCTGCAGAACACAGAGACCGATGGAAATTGTCTGTCAGTATTAATTTGTCTTCACCATTGTCTTCACAAGTTGCAATTATCAAGCCACTGACAAGCTAGCCTTTACCATATTTAATCAATTTCTTCCAGCTATGAGTCATTTCTTATGACCATTCTCAATATCACAATACAAAGGTGGAACTAAGCTATGCGTCTGTCAGCAAGCGATGATTAATTCTTAGTTAAATGGATCACTATAAGGCATGCCAATGGACTTGCAACTTTATTCAGGAGCACAACAATGATTTTGCAAATAACATTTTTTCCTAATTTATTAGATGGTCATGAAGAATGTGTTGCTTCGAATTTGTATGAAGTTGGTATGGAAGCTCTAGCATAGAAGCATTTGACAATATGTTTACCTCAACTCAAGCGTGAAATTATACTTTTCCTGCCCACTGTCAGTTTTTGGTTGTTGCACTAATATCATTGATGTCCTCATTGTTGCCTACGAAAATAAGATTCTTTTTCTTCAGTGACGCTGCATAAGGCTTTCAATCCAATGATAAGAGATCAAGGCAATGATTCTTATACCACACCACACATGGACCAGTATAGTATAACACAGTACACTCAGTATCTACTTGCAGTTCTGTGATAAAAGCACAAAAGAGAAACATGTTTAATAACTATCATAAGGTTCCAAGAGCTTTGACAAGTCTATCACAAAAAGTTGGAATTCACTTTCTCAAATTCATGTGCATAGAATCAAATAAGCACGATCAAGATTCACAGACAGGCTACTCAAGTAATCTGCCACTCATGATGGTAAAACAGATTTCCTAAAACTGTGTAAGATACTTGACATTTTAAAAGTGTTTATGAATAATCTCTCTTTAAAATGTCCTGCTCAAAAAATTATCTAATGCTGGTGCATCATATAGTTAACGTATCTCGTAAAAGTCCTAACTGTGAAACTTATGCAACTAACATATTCAAGTCAAACAGAAGTGGAAGGTGATCAACTCAGCTGAAATTCAAGTTGCTAGATATCCTACAAGAAACATATTGCATTGGAGGAGAATCACAATTCAAGAAGTATTGAAGTTGGTGGGGAGGAGTGGGTGGAGATAATTTCAGGTGACCATAGGATGGTGCAGCTTGTCTGATACATGAATTTTTATCTTAACTAGTATCTGTGCCCCTAATTTATTCCATAAGGTATCGTACTATTACCAAAACGTACACAAAGAATTTATTTGAAATTTCTACTTTGCCATCATGAACAACTGTGGTTTTTCGTTGTGGCGATGTGAGGTGAGGCCAAACTGAACCAGTTGCAGCAACGAACTCCCATCAGTCATGATGTCCACTCACCAAAACATTACAAGACACGAGCTTCATTCTTCAACTTGTCAACGAGCTCATCCACAGAGGAAACGATAACACCAGCTTTCCTTTTTGGAGGTTCAGTGACCTGAACCACCTCTAGATCTGACTTAATCTCCACATTTAACTCTTCAGGAGTAAATTTCTTGATGACCTTTGATTTAGCTTTCATTATATTGGGGAGCGTTGCATATCTTGGCTGATTTAACCTCAAGTCCGTGCTGCAACAAAAATAAAACCATGTCCAAAAATTAACTGAGAAATGGACCTGATAAAAAAGATACTGGCTTGGTACCAGTCAAATACTAAGGTGATAAGCCAAAGCAAATTGAAATTTTTAGTACTAATGTTTTCATGAAGGTGGATCATACCTGGTTTCCAATTAATGTCAAGCAAAATATTGAATTTTTAAAAGTCAAATACTAATTAGCAGCATGACATGCAATAAAGCCAACACTGAAGCAAATATAAGATATGGTCGATAAAGAATATCTTAACCTGCCCATGTTAGAACATACTCGAAATTATGCACCTAAAGCTCACGAATCAACATCATGCAGTATTGCAGTAATGTTCTTATTTGACATACGGTATGGTCCAACTAAGTTGATTTAATAAGATGAAATAAATTTATCTAACATAGATGATCAAAATGCAGCCTATGCAAGTGATGCTTGGTTGACTGAAGGTCATAATTGATGATTCAGCAATCACTTTTCTTCTTTCAGCATGACAGAGGGAGGCCACCTTTCCATGTTCTAAATAAAGAACCTTTCCCAGTTAATGGACTGACAAAAGCAGTGCTAACCTATGGACTCAAGTCTATTGGCAAAACAGTACTACAATCACCTGGATTCCTTGAGAGGACATTTGTAATCTCATAAAGACTTCAGCTTTACAGGTTTCTGGCATTTATGAAGAAGCCAACTGATGCACTGATTGGTAGGCCAACAAAGAGGATGTGCAGAGGATTGTCACATGACTGGGGAATTTTCTGACAACCTAATGTTATTAGTGCCCACTGATGTTAGTCGAGGTTATTGCAAATATGAGGCATGATTATACAGTGAAGCATATTCTTAAGCATGAGATTAAATGACAATTCAATTAAGCCAGAGCAAATAATAGTAGTTCAATTTTTCTGTTCTGCCACATTGGTGGGTGACAATTAAAATCtagaaagaacaaaaagaaaaaaaaaataatattggcagccaaaaaaaatcaaagaagaaGATTACGTGATTACTGCAGGCAAATCTAGACAAAGAGTCTCTAGACCACCATCGACTTCTCTTTCCACTGTTGCTACTTGTTTTGCCTTGTCCAATACAACCTACTACAAAGGCAGCAAATGGTGTTAATATACATAAATTTGACTTTGCCATACTACACTGAATTAAGTAGATGAACAAATTCTATACCCTTGAATCTTCCTTttaacatatctattaaatggaaatctaaaataattgaaaaaatgGATCAACATAACTTGTTAGTCACAGTAACAGCTaacctgattttttttaaaaaaaaaaagagaaaaagaaaagaaaaacataagacTTGAGATACATATTAGTGGAGCAATAGATGGCAAATATCAGTATTGCATCATAAAGAAACTTCTTTCTAGATTGCATTACGACAATTTATGCTAGGTCATGGAACAATCAACCATTTATATCAAATAAATAATGAGGATGAAGGTATcagtaaataaatttaaaacttttgtcAAAATTTCAAAACCAAAGAAAGGATGCCTTTTTATGAATGCCATACACGCTTAAGTATTTAATTTCACGACCTTTATTTACTTCTAGTGTTTTTTTTGTTCCTGAACCTCCTGTTCCAGGTGAAAAACTGATGGAAAAATCATGCATAGATGCACAGTGCAAATACATAGTGCTTCATTTGATCTGGCCTGAGCAAAATCTGAACACAGAAGTGAGAAGGAGTTGGAGGaataatttgataattattatctttttatgaTGGTTCTTATGCTTTTAAGTATCAACATTAGTATAAGAAATGGACATGCTTGAGGTACAATATCATACTATTCAAGAGGCAAAGACATATGATCAGTTCTAGATCAACTAGAATCAATCAGATAACATCCTTCCATTGCCAGTCACATGTGCTTTGTGCTGTGATGACTAAAGCGCACAGGCATCCGCTAAAGACCAGATGATATGTGATGCAGCACTGTCCCGTGAGAGGGGTgggagaaaggaggaggagagagaacaGGAGAGGaatgaggaggaagaagaacagagaggggagaagagagaaaaatagatAGAGAGCAAACGTGTTCAATATTCATTAATTTGTCAAGAAATGCATAGACCCTATATATAGGGTTACGAAATATAAAAAGGTCCCTCCAAATAAACTAATCCCACAAAAGCCATAACACAACAATATGTACATAAACCCAGTCAACATAAAATAAGCTAACATCAACTCAGTCCAACCATAACGAGAGTGGCTGGACCCTCCTCCTGCGACGACCGTAAACCCGCGTCACTGGCGATCTGgtactggtgtccgcaccaactctcTCCGGGTCAGAAGAAGTCGACCTCGACGAATGCGGAGCAGTGCAGCTCTGGTAATACTCCAAAAGGTCCAGATCAATGCGCTGAAGCTCCTCTCGTGTGATCCAAGTCGAATCGGATTCTGGGCGGCCACGCCAACGAACTAAAAAATGCTGAATGCTACCAACACTGGATAAAATAGTTTGCTCTTCTGAAATGGCATCAATAAATTCTTTCTGTGCTGGTGGGAGAGGCAAAGGAAGGGAAGATGGTATGGACTCAAGGATATGGGAAGTAGCGGGCTCAAGATGGGACTCAACAAAAGGGTCATCGGGGATGGATGGTGGACCCttgtaagcaaccaaatcttcaatattaaaagtgGAGCTGATAACATAATCTGAGGGGAGGTCAAGAACATAGGCATTCGCACCCGGTGCAACATCCGAAATAGTCCCGCGCTACGAGCCTGCAGTTTCTTAACGGTCCCTTGCGAAAACCGCTCTGGTCGAATGCGTACCATAACATAGTCCCCAGGGTGGAATATTTTGTCCCATCTATGAGAATCAGCTTGCAATTTATATTGAGCATTACTAACATGTATGCGCTTTTGGATTTCCTGATGTAACTCATTAATATATTGTGCAAATGCGTGTGCGACTCAGAAATCCTAACATGGGGTGACATGGGTAAAAGATCTAAAGGTTTTCGAGCTTTGTAACCATTGCGACCTCAAATGGACTCATGCCAATGGACCGATTAACTGAATTGTTATATGCGAACTGTGCGACAGGAAGAACTGAATCCCAGTTACGAGTATGGTCACCCACAAGGCACCGTAAAAAATTACCCAGACTTCGGTTTACCACTTCTGTTTGGCCGTCAGTTTGTGGATGGTAGGCAGTGGAAAATTTAAGTTTCGTACCAACTGAGTACCAtaaagttttccaaaaataactCATGAAACGTACATCCCGGTCAGACACGATGGTGTGGGGAAGGCCATAAAATTTAACAATCTCAGCAAAGAAGAGTTTGGCCCACTTTGGAAGCGTCTGCGGTTTTGGAACACGGAATGAAGTGGGCCATTTTGGAGAAACGATCCACTATGACAAGAATAGAATCATGTTGTCGGACGATACGGGGAAGACCAAGCACAAAGTCCAAACTAATGTCATGCCAAGGACGATCAGGTATCGGTAAGGGGGTGTAGAGACCAGTGTTTTGTTTCTGGTGTTTGGCTAGTTGGCACGTCCGACATTGGCTAGTGATTTTAGCAACATCCCGTTTTAGGCTAGGCCAGAAGAATTGACGTTCGACCTCTTCGATGGTCTTATCTCGCCCAAAGTGTCCGGAAAGGCCACCGGCATGTACTTCCCACACCAAAAATTCTCTTACTGATGTCTGTGGGATACAGAGCTTTGCTGCTTTAAACAAATAACCATCCTGAAGATAAAATCCATCAATTGAGGGTTCATGTCCATCAGCAATGGTTCTGTAAAGTTCTTCAAAATCGGGGCAAGTGGAGTAGTCACTTCTGAGTCTTTCGAAGCCCGTAACATGTGCGGACATGGTCGAGAGTAGGGTCACTCACCGGCTCAGCGCATCAGCAGCAGTGTTGGAGGCACCCGATGTATGTTTGAGAACGAAAGTATATTCCTGAAGGAACTCAACCCATTTGGCATGCCTAGAATTCAACTTCTTTTGAGAGTTAAGGTAGCGAAGAGCTTCATGATCAAAGTAAAGTACGAATTCATTGGGTAGCAGGTAATGCCGCCAATACCGAAGAGCCTGGACTACAGCATAAAATTTCTTATCATAGGTAGAGTATTTTTGCTTAGCCTCGTTTAACTTCTCACTAAAGTATGCTATGGGATGGCGTTCCTGACTGAGCACCCCGCCGATGCCAAGGCGAGATGCATCACACTCCACTTCAAACGCCTTACTGAAGTCAGGCAAACGCATAACTGGCGCCTCCGTCATCCGTTTCTTGACATCGTGGAATGCGTTAGCTGCAGCGCTAGTCCAATGAAAGTCGCCCCTTTTTAGGCAATCAATGATTGGAGAAATTAATGTGCTAAACCCCTTAATAAAACGACGGTAAAAAGTGGCCAGCCCATGAAAGCTGCGAACCTCAGTAATGGTTTTTGGTTCAGGCCACTCAACTATCGCAGTGACTTTATCAGGGTCAGCGGACAAACCTTCTGAGGAGACAATGTAACCTAAGAAGTTGACATAAGAAGTGAAGAACAAACATTTCTTAAGGTTGGCATATAGTTTGGCATTCCGCAAGGTTATACATACCAGTCGTAAATGATCGAAATGTTGCTCCTTTGATTGGCTGTAGATAaggatgtcatcaaaatatacGACTAAAAATTTGCCCATGAAAGGTCGTAGGACTTGGGTCATTACTCGCATAAAAGTACTAGGGGCATTTGAgagtccaaaaggcatgaccagCCACTCATACAGTCCAGCTTTCGTTTTA
This window contains:
- the LOC103699544 gene encoding 1-aminocyclopropane-1-carboxylate oxidase homolog 1-like, which translates into the protein MSPDYDRAREIKAFDETKAGVKGLADAGITKIPTFFFQPPDHFDDIDPADARLQIPVIDLRGVDSGGARREEVVGEVIRAAETLGFFQVVNHGIPAAVLDEMLAGVRRFHEEKAEVKREYYSRDSRRKVSFYSNFDLYQAPAANWRDSVFCWMAPEPPEPEELPLACRQITFEYSDHVKRLGNVLFELLSEALGLPSSYLKEMECAKGHALVSNYYPPCPEPHLTLGTSKHSDPDFLTILLQDHVGGLQVLHQQQWVDVPPMAGALVVNIGDLLQLISNDRLKSVEHRVLANNVGPRVSVACFFTVHLYPSSRLYGPIKELLSDESPPLYREILLRDFISYYDSKGLDGQSALSYFKL